A window from Solanum stenotomum isolate F172 chromosome 7, ASM1918654v1, whole genome shotgun sequence encodes these proteins:
- the LOC125871521 gene encoding kinesin-like protein KIN-10A, which yields MAPTPSSKNHTTPTPSSKLHQTHVNSRTPQSKHRLNFNSAKPSPNPNSTAMKEGGPPPEHPVEVIGRIRDYPDKKEKPLSALQVNSDCRSLRVRTDIGYRDFTLDGVSLSEEEDLDEFYKKFVESRIDGVKLGDKCTIMMYGPTGAGKSHTMFGSVKQPGIVYRSLKDILGDGNEENDENSEKKVGVGTFVHVTVLEIYNEEIYDLLSTTNGGGGFAFGWSKACASKVKLEVIGKKAKNATFISGTEAIKISKEIQKVEKRRIVKSTLCNERSSRSHCMIILDVPTVGGRLMLVDMAGSENIEQAGQTGLEAKMQTAKINQGNIALKRVVESIANGDSHVPFRDSKLTMLLQDSFEDDKSKILMILCASPDPKELHKTISTLEYGAKAKCIVRGPHTPLKEKGTEDSSSTVILGSRIAVMDQFIYKLQMENKLKEKERNEAQKELMKKEEEMATLRAKLELVQGKGMEITEEQINLKVNERTQMLKSELEKKIQECQKMANEIVEMERRKMEERMFQQQQEFEMLRRRLEDMEAELHRSRAESGSMEENTFAKRLQEIYSEDAGMVKSMDLDRSIDMDVGKRDVLVYKPEGNTFQAISGYPIISNLGEVEDPLFTNKSSLSTVFEEEEEGDDEGDTENPPVDEEVQKEVIEEKTICSGLLDHDMSCLRPDPDHFSDLCKDSDVCMGAAPSRQALIQNIFTLCGNYRELSQHSVSPVPAQKNLEDTDSSVPTVKTIREDYASVLAAEGLSNDLLPLCNPETIKKSPVNQTRMFKSSYDKENDSKENFNPTSGNLEVHVKWEAASKENPGVATTVNVGKDSSLADLRKLIEINLGADSSFTFLAIGDPSGAPMPKEQEVVTPVSKLPKCNNFSRGHLAYLRPVKGTQRFNHLPFTPLENMLPLTPKSHIKEVGTGLSPKVGEHLSRTPFVTVKRYLNEC from the exons ATGGCTCCTACACCATCATCAAAGAATCATACAACTCCGACTCCGTCATCAAAATTGCACCAGACCCATGTAAATTCAAGAACCCCACAGTCCAAGCATCGTCTGAATTTCAACTCAGCAAAACCCTCACCAAACCCTAATTCTACAGCAATGAAAGAAGGGGGTCCACCTCCCGAGCACCCGGTAGAGGTTATTGGTAGGATTCGTGATTACCCGGATAAAAAGGAGAAACCTTTATCAGCATTGCAAGTGAATTCTGACTGTCGGTCCCTACGTGTTAGGACTGATATAGGGTATAGGGATTTTACTCTTGATGGTGTGTCGTTATCCGAAGAAGAAGATCTTGATGAGTTTTATAAGAAATTTGTTGAGTCAAGAATTGATGGGGTGAAATTAGGGGATAAATGTACTATAATGATGTATGGACCAACTGGTGCTGGTAAGAGTCATACTATGTTTGGGAGTGTTAAGCAGCCTGGAATTGTGTATAGGTCATTGAAGGATATATTGGGTGAtggaaatgaagaaaatgatgaaaatagtGAGAAGAAGGTTGGTGTTGGCACATTTGTTCATGTTACTGTGTTGGAGATTTATAATGAGGAGATTTATGATTTGTTATCGACGACTAATGGTGGTGGAGGATTTGCTTTTGGTTGGTCCAAGGCCTGTGCTTCCAAG GTGAAGCTGGAAGTTATAGGTAAAAAGGCCAAAAATGCAACTTTTATTTCAGGGACTGAAGCTATAAAGATATCGAAAGAGATCCAAAAAGTAGAGAAGAGAAGAATAGTAAAGAGTACTCTGTGTAACGAGAGGAGCTCTCGGAGCCACTGCATG ATAATCCTTGATGTTCCAACAGTGGGAGGGCGACTAATGCTTGTCGATATGGCCGGTTCTGAGAATATTGAACAAGCTGGTCAAACTGGTTTGGAAGCAAAAATGCAG ACTGCGAAAATCAACCAGGGAAACATTGCATTGAAAAGGGTTGTTGAGTCCATTGCTAATGGTGATTCTCATGTGCCATTTCGTGATAGCAAGTTAACCATGCTATTACAG GACTCTTTCGAGGATGACAAGTCCAAAATTCTTATGATACTATGTGCAAGTCCAGATCCTAAAGAGCTCCACAAGACTATCTCCACTCTGGAATATGGTGCCAAAGCAAAGTGCATTGTACGTGGTCCTCATACGCCATTGAAGGAGAAAGGTACAGAGGATTCTTCATCGACAGTTATCTTGGGATCAAGGATTGCCGTTATGGATCAGTTCATCTACAAGCTTCAGATGGAGAACAAGCTGAAAGAGAAAGAGCGTAATGAAGCTCAGAAAGAGCttatgaagaaagaagaagaaatggcTACACTAAGGGCCAAACTGGAGTTAGTACAAGGAAAGGGAATGGAGATAACCGAGGAGCAGATCAATCTTAAAGTAAACGAGCGAACTCAGATGTTGAAGAGTGAGTTGGAAAAGAAGATACAAGAATGTCAGAAAATGGctaatgaaattgttgaaatGGAGAGGAGGAAGATGGAAGAAAGAATGTTCCAGCAGCAACAAGAATTTGAAATGCTCCGGAGGCGCTTGGAGGATATGGAAGCTGAGCTTCACCGCTCTAGGGCTGAAAGTGGATCAATGGAGGAAAATACTTTCGCGAAAAGGCTACAGGAGATTTACTCCGAAGATGCAGGAATGGTAAAGTCTATGGATTTGGACAGATCAATTGATATGGATGTTGGAAAGCGGGATGTACTGGTCTATAAACCTGAAGGCAATACTTTCCAAGCAATCTCGGGTTATCCTATCATAAGCAATTTAGGAGAAGTTGAAGATCCACTTTTCACCAATAAAAGTAGCTTGAGCACTGTATttgaagaggaggaagaaggtGATGATGAAGGAGATACAGAGAATCCCCCCGTCGATGAGGAGGTGCAGAAGGAGGTCATTGAGGAAAAAACAATATGCTCTGGTCTGCTTGATCATGATATGAGTTGTTTGAGACCAGATCCTGATCATTTCAGTGATTTATGCAAGGACAGTGATGTTTGTATGGGTGCAGCCCCTTCTAGGCAAGCACTTATTCAGAACATTTTCACACTCTGTGGCAATTATAGAGAGCTTTCTCAGCATAGTGTAAGCCCAGTGCCTGCACAGAAGAATTTGGAAGATACTGATTCTTCAGTACCAACAGTTAAGACAATCAGAGAGGATTACGCATCTGTGCTTGCTGCAGAAGGTTTGTCCAATGATCTTTTGCCATTATGTAATCCCGAGACCATAAAAAAGTCACCAGTTAATCAGACAAGAATGTTTAAGAGCTCTTATGATAAAGAAAATGATTCAAAGGAGAACTTTAATCCTACTTCTGGCAATCTCGAAGTCCACGTGAAGTGGGAAGCTGCATCAAAAGAGAATCCTGGTGTAGCAACCACGGTAAACGTTGGCAAAGATTCATCCTTAGCTGATCTGCGCAAACTGATTGAGATAAACCTCGGTGCTGACAGTTCATTCACTTTCCTTGCAATAGGG
- the LOC125871541 gene encoding plastid-lipid-associated protein 6, chloroplastic, translated as MASLLHSRLPLSHNHSLSNSCQSFPCHLPGRSKRSTQRLLEERSYDSKRSLVCQSGIDEVTFIEPPGSKEAKAELIGSLKLKLLSAVSGLNRGLAASEDDLKKADEAAKELESCAGAVDLAADLDMLQGRWKLIYSSAFSSRTLGGSRPGPPTGRLLPITLGQVFQRIDVLSKDFDNIVELELGAPWPFPPVEATATLAHKFELIGSSTIKIVFEKTTVKTTGNLSQLPPLEVPRIPDQFRPPSNTGSGEFEVTYIDSDTRVTRGDRGELRVFVIS; from the exons ATGGCTTCTCTACTTCATTCTAGACTTCCCCTTTCTCACAATCATTCTTTATCAAATTCTTGCCAATCTTTCCCCTGTCATCTCCCAGGAAGAAGCAAGAGAAGTACTCAAAGATTATTAGAGGAAAGGAGCTATGACAGCAAGAGAAGTTTAGTTTGCCAGTCGGGTATTGATGAAGTCACTTTTATTGAGCCACCTGGTAGTAAAGAAGCTAAAGCTGAGCTTATTGGGTCTCTCAAACTCAAGTTATTG AGTGCTGTTTCTGGGCTAAACAGAGGCCTTGCTGCAAGTGAAGATGATCTAAAGAAGGCGGATGAGGCTGCCAAGGAGCTAGAATCTTGCGCAGGAGCTGTAGATCTCGCAGCTGATCTTGATATGCTTCAAGGAAGGTGGAAATTGATATACAGCAGTGCATTCTCATCTCGTACTCTAGGTGGAAGTCGTCCTGGCCCCCCCACTGGAAGACTTCTTCCCATCACTCTTGGTCAG GTATTTCAAAGAATTGATGTACTAAGCAAGGATTTTGACAACATAGTGGAGCTTGAATTAGGTGCTCCGTGGCCTTTCCCACCTGTTGAAGCGACTGCCACTTTAGCCCACAAATTTGAACTTATAG GATCATCTACGATTAAGATTGTATTCGAGAAAACTACAGTGAAGACAACCGGAAATTTATCACAGCTGCCACCATTAGAGGTGCCTCGCATACCAGATCAGTTCAGGCCACCATCAAATACAGGAAGTGGTGAGTTTGAAGTTACCTACATCGATTCTGATACACGTGTAACAAGAGGAGACAGAGGAGAGCTTAGAGTTTTCGTTATCTCATAA
- the LOC125871520 gene encoding KIN14B-interacting protein At4g14310: protein MSTAAPVRRQKDRGGAGAKINAPPSTTTAAARPSKSLTPLSNKSSAVNSSGGESLRRSIGKENPRPTSRVRAATASTNQKPALRAMPRIDKAALGTATATGAEGGEARAEPRARWSTSVPRGRSSSPSEFSKTLSDIRKTSRVSRVSGNSRGVNEKLTENGNRVLTEMEKSRELLGKFDVKSEKIKISEGKNSKFCDREELISSSSSVKLKSLVDKSGNIVESNVKDPRLLTKSNSFSGVSKEKCENEQGKVGSSVNKYPSKLHEKLAFLEGKVKRIATDIKRTKEMLDMNNPDSSKLIISDIQEKISGIEKAMGNVVDGDGKISLASSSKNESLNADEKICGIEKAMCNIVDGDREIGLLSSIRSEDMNIDEKETKPEDNGKISVKGLNVEELEARLFPHHKLLRDRTSLKTLMGCTKIEELESAESTIEVKPEKNYVSPIDENPIAVEFLASLSKEQSKVTSRCEDACLQISNVQDVDDAVSSQNQISSSKLFKGKEIVDHLLASDERLESFDAQENKQEMLMEEETEDSSICELNEIGRKTSTGGWFVSEGESVLLTHDDSSCSFYDIVHCEEKAEYKPPVGVSSNMWRDCWIIRAPGVDGSSGRYVVAASAGNSMDSGFCSWDFYTKDVRAFHVDDGFSNTRAALAPLPNNPMYRRNTLSSIMAPQNQQWWYKPCGPLIVSGASCQRMVRTYDIRDGEQVLKWDLQRPMLSMDYSSPLQWRSRGKIVIAETEGLSLWDVNSISPQALLSVSSSSRQISAFHVNNTDAELGGGVRQRASSSEVEGNDGVFCTSDSINVLDFRHPSGIGLKIPKIGANVQSVFARGDSLYLGCTTVKSAVKRQVSSQIQQFSLRKQKLCNTYVLPESNAHSHYTALTQVWGNSNVVMGVCGLGLFVFDSNKDDALQLLNALDQNNGQNLREAIGPDDLYSPSFDYLSSRVLLISRDRPAMWRYMF from the exons atgtcGACGGCAGCACCAGTTCGCCGGCAAAAGGACCGTGGCGGCGCCGGAGCCAAGATCAACGCGCCGCCATCCACCACCACTGCCGCCGCTAGACCTTCCAAATCCCTAACCCCACTTTCCAACAAATCGTCTGCAGTTAATTCCAGCGGCGGGGAGAGTCTCAGGCGGTCCATAGGAAAAGAAAATCCCAGACCCACATCGCGTGTTCGGGCTGCAACGGCGTCGACTAATCAGAAACCGGCGCTTCGTGCCATGCCGAGAATTGATAAGGCGGCATTGGGGACGGCAACGGCAACCGGAGCTGAAGGCGGAGAGGCACGTGCCGAGCCACGTGCGAGGTGGTCAACGTCTGTGCCTAGAGGTAGGAGTTCTAGTCCATCTGAGTTTTCTAAGACCTTGTCGGATATTCGGAAAACATCTAGGGTCTCTAGGGTTTCAGGGAATTCTCGAGGTGTGAACGAAAAATTGACTGAAAATGGGAATAGGGTTTTGACGGAAATGGAGAAAAGTCGTGAACTTTTGGGGAAATTTGATGTAAAATCTGAGAAAATTAAGATATCTGAAggaaaaaattctaaattttgtGATAGAGAAGAGCTTATCTCAAGCTCAAGTTCAGTAAAGTTGAAATCTTTGGTTGATAAAAGTGGGAATATTGTTGAGTCTAATGTGAAAGATCCGAGATTGCTGACCAAATCGAATAGTTTTTCTGGAGTGTcgaaagagaaatgtgaaaatGAACAAGGGAAGGTTGGTTCGAGTGTGAATAAGTACCCAAGTAAGCTGCACGAGAAGCTTGCCTTCTTGGAAGGGAAAGTGAAGAGGATTGCAACTGATATTAAGAGGACTAAGGAGATGTTGGATATGAATAATCCTGATTCTTCAAAGTTGATAATTTCAGATATCCAAGAGAAGATATCCGGGATTGAGAAGGCGATGGGTAATGTAGTTGATGGTGATGGAAAAATAAGTTTGGCAAGTAGCAGTAAAAATGAGAGTTTGAATGCTGATGAGAAGATATGTGGGATTGAGAAGGCGATGTGTAATATTGTGGATGGGGATAGAGAAATTGGTTTGCTGAGTAGCATTAGAAGTGAGGACATGAATATTGATGAGAAGGAAACAAAACCTGAGGATAATGGGAAAATCTCTGTGAAGGGATTAAATGTAGAGGAATTAGAGGCGAGGTTGTTCCCTCATCATAAATTGCTAAGAGACAGGACATCTCTGAAGACACTAATGGGCTGTACCAAAATTGAGGAACTTGAATCTGCTGAATCAACTATTGAAGTGAAGCCTGAGAAGAATTATGTTAGTCCTATTGACGAGAATCCTATTGCTGTGGAGTTCTTGGCTTCTCTTAGTAAGGAGCAATCTAAAGTTACTAGCAGGTGTGAGGATGCTTGTTTACAGATTTCCAATGTTCAAGATGTGGATGATGCAGTAAGTTCACAAAACCAAATTTCTTCTTCGAAACTGTTCAAAGGAAAAGAAATTGTTGATCATCTCCTGGCAAGTGATGAGAGGCTTGAAAGTTTTGATGCTCAAGAGAATAAACAAGAAATGTTGATGGAGGAAGAGACAGAAGATAGTTCTATATGTGAGCTCAATGAGATTGGCCGTAAGACATCTACTGGAGGGTGGTTTGTCTCTGAGGGAGAATCTGTTCTCCTTACACATGATGACAGTTCTTGCTCCTTCTATGATATTGTGCATTGTGAG GAGAAAGCTGAGTACAAACCCCCTGTTGGAGTCTCGTCAAATATGTGGAGAGATTGTTGGATAATTCGTGCTCCTGGTGTAGATGGTTCCTCAGGGAGATATGTGGTGGCAGCATCTGCAGGAAATTCCATGGATTCAGGTTTTTGTTCCTGGGACTTCTACACGAAAGATGTACGAGCCTTTCATGTCGATGATGGATTTAGTAATACAAGAGCAGCCCTTGCTCCATTACCTAATAATCCAATGTATAGGAGAAATACTCTATCATCAATTATGGCGCCTCAAAATCAGCAATGGTGGTACAAACCTTGTGGACCACTCATCGTATCAGGTGCTAGTTGCCAAAGGATGGTCAGAACTTATGATATCCGTGATGGAGAGCAGGTCCTGAAATGGGATTTACAGAGACCAATGTTGTCTATGGATTACTCAAGTCCTTTGCAATGGAGAAGCAGAGGAAAAATAGTGATAGCTGAGACAGAAGGTCTTTCTTTATGGGATGTCAATTCTATAAGTCCTCAAGCACTGCTTTCTGTATCATCCTCTAGTCGGCAAATTTCTGCTTTCCATGTAAATAACACAGATGCTGAGTTGGGTGGAGGAGTTCGACAGAG GGCTAGTTCCTCTGAAGTAGAAGGAAATGATGGTGTGTTTTGCACCTCTGATTCTATCAACGTTTTAGATTTCCGTCACCCCTCTGGTATAGGTCTTAAAATACCCAAGATTGGTGCAAATGTTCAGTCAGTTTTCGCCCGTGGTGATTCTTTATATCTTGGCTGCACTACTGTGAAATCTGCGGTGAAAAGGCAGGTCTCTTCCCAAATCCAACAGTTCTCATTGCGCAAGCAGAAGCTTTGCAACACCTATGTATTGCCAGAATCAAATGCTCACTCCCACTACACAGCTTTAACACAAGTTTGGGGAAACTCAAATGTTGTTATGGGAGTTTGTGGATTGGGCCTATTTGTTTTCGACTCAAATAAGGACGATGCATTGCAGTTGTTAAACGCTTTGGATCAAAACAATGGACAGAATTTGAGAGAAGCAATTGGACCAGATGATTTGTATTCACcttcttttgattatttatcATCTAGAGTTCTTCTCATATCGAGAGATCGGCCAGCTATGTGGAGGTATATGTTCTAA
- the LOC125871522 gene encoding phosphate transporter PHO1 — MVKFSKELEAQLIPEWKDAFVNYWQLKKQVKKIKISKKPHHVHDGNSSLIHDFGRSIFDSIRSFTMTSQMKFHKSHEVSQVKSIIKEGENVEEQEEQEEIYETENELVQLFSEEDEVRLFFEMLDEELKKVNEFYKTKESEFLERGDILNKQLEILLDLKQVLSDRRRKTLGSRSGSGTGFFSRSHSSSGRNSDFSETPSDCGSPRGTETISQTEEVIAALEKNGINFVNSASTRAKTKKGGKPKVAMRIDIPATTPTRTIAAVTSMLWEDLVNNPKKDGPREYINKKKIQCAEKMIRGAFVELYRGLGLLKTYSSLNMVAFVKILKKFDKVAKQQSSANYLKQVKRSHFISSDKVVRLMDEVESLFTQHFANSDRKKAMKFLRPQQNKESHMVTFFVGLFTGCFVTLFSVYAILAHLSGMFSTRTEAAYVETVYPVFSMFALLSLHLFMYGCNLFLWKGARINYNFIFEFQPKTALKYRDAFLIGTCLMTSVVGALVVHLILLSNGFSPSQVDAIPGILLLIFLALLICPLNVFYRPTRFYFLKVIRNIICSPFYKVLLVDFFMADQLTSQIPLMRHLESSACYFLAGSLTTHGLPTCNSGRMYIELAYVISFAPYYWRAMQCARRWFDESDINHLANLGKYVSAMVAAGARQTYSREPDSQLWFSIVLVTSVIATVYQLYWDFVKDWGFFNLKSKNFLLRDELILKNKSIYYASIALNLVLRVAWVETVMHFNVRLFESRLLDFFLASLEVIRRGHWNFYRLENEHLNNVGKFRAVKAVPLPFRETDSDG; from the exons atggtgaaGTTTTCTAAAGAACTTGAAGCACAACTAATTCCAGAATGGAAAGATGCTTTTGTAAATTATTGGCAACTTAAAAAACAAGTTAAGAAAATCAAGATATCAAAAAAACCTCATCATGTTCATGATGGAAACTCTTCTCTTATTCATGATTTTGGTCGATCCATATTCGACTCGATTCGTTCATTCACTATGACATCTCaaatgaagtttcataaatCTCATGAAGTTTCTCAa GTGAAGAGTATAAttaaagaaggagaaaatgTAGAGGAACAAGAAGAGCAAGAAGAAATTTATGAAACTGAAAATGAGCTTGTTCAATTGTTTTCTGAAGAAGATGAG GTGAGGCTATTTTTTGAGATGTTGGATGAAGAGCTAAAAAAAGTGAATGAGTTTTATAAGACGAAAGAGAGTGAGTTTCTTGAAAGAGGCGATATTCTCAATAAGCAGCTTGAAATATTATTGGACCTCAAGCAAGTTCTCAGTGACCGTCGCCGGAAAACTCTTGGGTCAAGGTCCGGATCCGGAACCGGGTTTTTCAGTCGGTCCCACTCGTCGTCTGGTCGAAACTCTGATTTTTCTG aAACACCAAGTGATTGTGGTAGTCCAAGAGGGACAGAAACAATATCACAAACAGAAGAAGTGATAGCAGCACTAGAGAAAAATGGGATAAATTTTGTAAATTCAGCAAGCACAAGAGCTAAGACAAAAAAAGGTGGAAAACCAAAAGTTGCCATGAGGATTGATATTCCAGCAACAACACCAACACGTACAATTGCTGCTGTTACATCTATGTTGTGGGAAGATTTAGTGAATAATCCTAAAAAAGATGGACCTAGAGAATAtatcaacaaaaagaaaatacaatgtGCTGAAAAAATGATTAGAGGTGCTTTTGTTGAACTCTATAGAGGCCTTGGCTTACTCAAAACTTACAG CTCACTAAATATGGTTGCTTTCGTGAAGATACTTAAAAAGTTTGACAAG GTAGCTAAGCAGCAATCATCAGCAAATTACCTTAAACAAGTAAAAAGATCACATTTCATCAGCTCTGATAAG GTGGTTAGACTAATGGATGAAGTGGAGTCCTTATTCACACAGCACTTTGCAAACAGTGACAGGAAAAAGGCAATGAAGTTCTTAAGACcacaacaaaataaagaatCTCATATGGTCActttttttgttg GGCTTTTCACAGGTTGTTTTGTGACGTTATTTAGTGTATACGCAATTTTGGCCCATTTGAGTGGCATGTTTTCTACTAGAACTGAAGCTGCTTATGTTGAAACTGTTTACCCTGTTTTCAG CATGTTTGCATTGCTAAGCTTGCATTTGTTCATGTATGGATGCAATTTGTTCCTATGGAAAGGCGCAAGGATCAATTACAACTTCATATTTGAGTTTCAACCTAAAACAGCTCTCAAATACAGAGATGCTTTCCTCATAGGAACTTGCTTAATGACTTCTGTTGTTGGAGCTCTGGTTGTCCACTTGATCTTACTTTCGAATGGATTTTCTCCGAGCCAAGTCGATGCAATTCCTGGAATACTACTACTG atttttcttGCTCTGCTGATATGTCCATTGAACGTTTTCTATCGTCCAACGCGCTTCTACTTCCTCAAAGTGATACGTAACATCATCTGCTCTCCGTTTTACAAG GTCCTCTTGGTAGACTTTTTCATGGCTGATCAACTAACAAGCCAG ATCCCATTGATGAGGCATTTGGAGTCATCAGCTTGCTATTTTCTTGCTGGAAGTTTGACAACTCATGGACTTCCAACATGTAACTCTGGAAGGATGTACATAGAGCTTGCTTATGTTATCTCTTTCGCCCCATATTATTGGCGAGCAATGCAG TGTGCAAGGAGATGGTTCGACGAGTCTGACATAAATCATTTGGCTAACTTGGGAAAGTATGTTTCTGCTATGGTAGCAGCTGGTGCTAGGCAAACTTATTCAAGAGAGCCTGACTCACAGTTATGGTTCTCGATCGTCTTGGTGACTTCAGTTATAGCCACAGTTTATCAGCTGTATTGGGATTTTGTAAAGGACTGGGGATTTTTTAACTTGAAATCCAAAAACTTTTTGCTCAGAGATGAACTAATCCTGAAGAATAAGAGCATTTACTATGCTTCAATT GCTTTGAATTTGGTTTTGAGAGTAGCTTGGGTGGAGACAGTGATGCATTTCAACGTTAGACTATTTGAGTCGCGTTTACTTGACTTTTTCCTTGCCTCATTGGAAGTTATTCGACGTGGTCACTGGAACTTCTACAG GTTGGAGAATGAGCACTTGAACAATGTCGGAAAGTTCAGGGCAGTGAAAGCAGTTCCATTGCCATTCCGCGAGACAGACTCTGATGGCTAG
- the LOC125871524 gene encoding long-chain-alcohol oxidase FAO1, with the protein MEKKAHPLLRGGRRETKYSHGFSSSEIETLTSICETILPPLPLNSLQENNKKIQNFHKVSGSQYPIPDEVAEIVMKRAFFEARMLVRGLLRILSTRIGSLLLCGLFCFGKSWPYINKFSDISLDKREIVMQKWFNNRFFTPVRLAFMFVKFLCLYIFFTQVGEDSKNPAWDDIGYQVDNEENSSETPDERPLQKGIIETIYETESSIVKSLVEKGLKVTEDTKNNMYKVQCDVVIVGSGCGGGVAASVLASSGQKVVVLEKGNYFAKSDYSSLEGPSQSQMYESGGILATLDGKVMILAGSTVGGGSAVNWSACIKTPDSVIQEWGDDKRISMFKTPEYVSAMDKVCERINVTEKCTQEGLQNQILRKGCERLGLEVEGVARNSSEDHYCGSCCYGCRRGEKKGTDTTWLVDAVDCGAVIITGCKAERFILEKKKYGKTRSKKCLGVISTSLNKDITKSICIEAKVTISACGSLLTPPLMISSGLKNRNIGRNLHLHPVVMAWGYFPESNSDLKGKIYEGGIITSVHKVGSHDSNVRAIIEAPALGPGSFAALCPWTSGEDLKNRLLKYDRTAHLFAMVKDIGSGEVRSEGRINYTFNGTDKESLKLGLRQALRILIAAGAAEVGTQRSDGQRIKCKGQSEKALESFLETVTAAEGPKSLVKNFTTYSSAHQMGSCRMGMNEKDSAVDENGESWEAEGLFVCDASVLPGAVGVNPMITIQSTAYCLSKKIAEMMKDGRFSR; encoded by the exons atggagaaaaaGGCTCATCCTTTACttagaggaggaagaagagaaacaaAATATAGCCATGGATTTTCTTCATCAGAAATAGAAACTTTAACATCTATTTGTGAAACaattcttcctcctcttcctctaaATTCActtcaagaaaataacaaaaaaattcaaaactttcATAAAGTTTCTGGCTCTCAATATCCAATTCCCGATGAG gttgCTGAGATTGTGATGAAAAGGGCTTTTTTTGAAGCAAGAATGTTGGTGAGGGGTTTGTTAAGAATTCTATCAACAAGAATTGGGAGTTTGTTACTTTGTGGATTATTTTGTTTTGGAAAAAGTTGGCCTTATATTAACAAATTCTCTGATATTTCATTGGATAAAAGAGAAATTGTGATGCAAAAATGGTTCAACAACAGATTTTTCACTCCTGTTAGATTGGCATTTATGTTTGTCAAATTCTTGTGTCTATACATCTTCTTTACTCAG GTTGGTGAAGATTCAAAAAATCCAGCATGGGATGACATTGGTTATCAAGTAGACAATGAAGAGAACTCTTCAGAAACACCTGATGAGAGACCTCTTCAGAAGGGAATCATCGAAACTATATACGAGACAGAATCAAGCATTGTAAAATCCCTTGTCGAAAAAGGCCTAAAAGTCACAGAAGACACCAAAAACAACATGTACAAGGTTCAATGTGATGTTGTCATTGTTGGTTCAGGCTGTGGTGGAGGTGTTGCAGCAAGTGTTCTTGCAAGTTCTGGCCAGAAAGTCGTTGTTCTCGAGAAAGGAAACTACTTCGCGAAATCAGACTATTCTTCCCTTGAAGGACCTTCACAGTCTCAAATGTATGAATCAGGAGGTATACTCGCAACTTTGGATGGTAAAGTTATGATCTTGGCAGGTTCAACAGTTGGTGGTGGCTCTGCTGTTAACTGGTCAGCTTGCATTAAGACCCCTGACTCCGTTATACAAGAATGGGGCGATGATAAAAGAATCTCCATGTTCAAAACCCCTGAGTATGTATCAGCTATGGACAAAGTTTGTGAACGAATCAACGTGACAGAGAAATGCACACAAGAAGGTCTACAGAATCAGATTCTCCGAAAAGGGTGTGAAAGACTTGGTCTTGAAGTTGAAGGCGTGGCAAGAAACTCATCCGAGGATCATTATTGTGGCTCGTGTTGTTACGGATGTAGAAGAGGTGAGAAGAAAGGAACTGATACAACTTGGCTAGTCGATGCTGTGGACTGTGGAGCAGTGATTATAACAGGATGCAAAGCCGAGAGATTCATACTCGAAAAGAAAAAGTATGGGAAAACAAGAAGCAAGAAATGCTTAGGAGTGATTTCAACTAGTTTGAATAAAGATATCACAAAGAGTATATGTATTGAGGCAAAAGTGACCATTTCAGCTTGTGGTTCTCTTTTGACCCCTCCACTTATGATCTCTAGTGGATTGAAAAATCGAAACATTGGTCGAAATCTCCATCTTCATCCAGTTGTAATGGCGTGGGGGTACTTCCCCGAGTCCAACTCTGATCTCAAGGGAAAAATATACGAAGGAGGAATCATTACCTCGGTACACAAAGTGGGGAGTCATGATTCGAATGTAAGAGCTATTATAGAAGCTCCTGCTTTAGGACCGGGATCATTTGCTGCTTTATGTCCTTGGACATCTGGAGAGGACCTAAAGAATAGATTACTCAAGTATGACAGAACAGCTCATTTATTTGCAATGGTTAAAGACATTGGATCGGGGGAAGTTAGGTCCGAAGGAAGAATTAACTACACGTTCAATGGCACGGACAAAGAAAGTTTGAAACTCGGGCTAAGACAAGCTTTAAGGATCTTGATAGCAGCAGGAGCTGCTGAGGTAGGTACTCAACGTAGCGATGGACAGAGAATCAAATGTAAAGGACAAAGTGAAAAAGCACTCGAGTCTTTTCTTGAGACGGTCACAGCAGCTGAGGGGCCAAAGTCACTTGTAAAGAATTTCACAACTTATAGTTCTGCTCATCAAATGGGGAGCTGCAGGATGGGAATGAACGAAAAGGACAGTGCAGTCGATGAGAACGGGGAGAGCTGGGAAGCAGAAGGACTATTTGTTTGTGATGCTAGTGTTCTTCCAGGTGCTGTTGGTGTAAATCCAATGATCACTATACAGTCTACTGCATATTGCCTATCCAAGAAGATAGCAGAGATGATGAAAGACGGAAGGTTCTCAAGATAA